A DNA window from Naumovozyma dairenensis CBS 421 chromosome 10, complete genome contains the following coding sequences:
- the ARX1 gene encoding putative hydrolase (similar to Saccharomyces cerevisiae ARX1 (YDR101C); ancestral locus Anc_8.245): protein MSLAISSEDTQVLLKDKNVLQESVLDKYRTAGQIVQTALKYITGLINDTYHYKTTQHQFTIPELCLLTDSFILTRLENYYKNKVNERGIAIPTCIDVDQIASGWCPEIDDVENIKNWNKFANLETSPFTSSITGVLREGDLVKITLGVHIDGYTSQASHTMVIYPTTQEQDVVKPAGPLLGGKADAVACAHIAMETVVALLACALTPEKLPPTLASHGGQVTGQLIRLVVDTIAKSYNCNVVPGSRVRRIRRFLAGQNEGIVAEREYKGVIWTESHQEQQLLSNSDAKDLAIVERSRTMVTSASAVPVDDFVVKNGEVYLVDLKMVPLDQLTKKGLVTLETIDSFSGKSHKENDLVARSGSFVRDFAQSHILKLKTSRQLLTKIDNQGVYPFKLSHLSQNNFPLSSDDEFDQLKKELKSFRLGMSEISNNYLCVETPIQVAKWIPWDHILKSTNSNGNLSYDATATLTLPGHEIPLPKLGISALKLKALMNSTKECVTLPVARECNTVVLCDTDVSATDRPELLRLTGGSKTCQPSWVHSKHELNKSESIVEGIFQLDSLTKDKRFGILLRETQPMKATI, encoded by the coding sequence atgtcTTTAGCCATCTCTAGTGAAGATACCCAAGTTCTATTAAAGGACAAAAATGTCTTACAAGAATCTGTTCTAGATAAATATAGAACCGCAGGTCAAATTGTCCAAACAGcattgaaatatatcaCAGGATTAATCAACGATACATACCATTACAAGACCACCCAACATCAATTCACCATTCCTGAATTATGTCTCCTAACAGATTCATTCATCCTAACTCgtttagaaaattattacaaaaacaAAGTCAACGAACGTGGTATTGCTATCCCAACTTGTATCGATGTCGATCAAATCGCTTCTGGATGGTGTCCTGAAATCGATGATGTGGAAAACATcaaaaattggaataaattCGCCAACTTGGAAACCTCTCCATTCACTTCATCAATCACTGGTGTGCTAAGAGAAGGTGATTTAGTTAAGATCACCTTAGGTGTCCATATTGATGGTTACACTTCTCAAGCTTCACATACTATGGTTATTTATCCAACTACTCAAGAACAAGATGTTGTTAAACCAGCTGGTCCATTATTAGGTGGCAAAGCTGATGCTGTCGCATGTGCTCATATTGCTATGGAAACTGTTGTCGCATTATTAGCATGTGCATTGACTCCAGAGAAATTACCTCCAACTTTAGCTTCTCACGGTGGTCAAGTTACAGGTCAATTAATTAGATTGGTAGTAGACACTATTGCTAAGTCATATAATTGTAATGTAGTTCCAGGGTCTCGTGTTCGTAGAATCAGAAGATTCTTAGCGGGTCAAAATGAAGGGATCGTGGCTGAAAGAGAATATAAAGGTGTCATTTGGACCGAATCTCatcaagaacaacaattattatctaattcTGATGCCAAGGATTTGGCTATTGTGGAACGTTCTCGTACTATGGTTACATCTGCATCTGCTGTTCCAGTAGATGATTTCGTTGTCAAAAATGGCGAAGTTTATTTagttgatttgaaaatggttCCATTAGATCAATTGACTAAAAAGGGATTGGTTACTTTAGAAACTATCGATTCATTCTCAGGTAAATCACATAAGGAAAATGATTTAGTAGCAAGATCAGGTTCATTCGTTAGAGATTTTGCTCAAAGTCATATTcttaaattgaaaacttcaAGACAGTTATTAACCAAGATTGATAATCAAGGTGTTTATCCATTTAAATTATCTCATCTTTCTCAGAATAATTTCCCCCTATcatctgatgatgaatttgatcaattaaagaaagaattgaaatcatttaGACTTGGTATGAGTGaaatttctaataattATCTTTGTGTAGAGACGCCAATACAGGTTGCTAAATGGATTCCATGGGATCATATATTAAAATCCACAAATTCCAATGGTAATTTAAGTTATGATGCTACAGCCACCCTAACGTTACCAGGTCATGAAATACCATTACCAAAATTAGGAATTTCAGcattaaaattgaaagctTTAATGAATTCTACAAAGGAATGTGTTACATTACCTGTAGCACGTGAATGTAATACTGTTGTACTATGTGATACAGATGTTAGTGCTACTGATAGACCCgaattattaagattgaCTGGTGGGTCCAAGACTTGTCAACCAAGTTGGGTTCATTCTAAACATGAATTAAATAAGTCAGAGTCAATTGTTGAAGGTATTTTCCAATTAGATTCTTTGACAAAGGATAAGAGATTCGGTATATTATTAAGGGAAACTCAACCAATGAAGGCAaccatttga
- the TVP15 gene encoding Tvp15p (similar to Saccharomyces cerevisiae TVP15 (YDR100W); ancestral locus Anc_8.244), with translation MSSSAIPETFFKFSNIIVGTSSVLSSLAQLTYIFTDFGKALLALYALVLSILIVHFEFKVPPQMYRFVSFYFSFLGRGLLYILLSIILFNGGPLKVINSIVLLILGLAHILFQFMPVVEEPSNYKAAGSSSSISIGDDNINDQIGDDDDDVI, from the coding sequence ATGTCATCCTCGGCAATCCCagaaacatttttcaaattctcaAATATAATTGTTGGAACATCATcagtattatcatcattggCTCAATTAACATACATATTTACAGATTTTGGTAAGGCTTTATTAGCCTTATACGCACTAGTTCTTTCCATATTGATTGttcattttgaatttaaagtACCACCACAAATGTATAGATTTGtatcattttattttagttTCTTAGGAAGGGGGTTACTTTATATCTTATTAAGCATTATACTTTTCAACGGTGGTCCATTAAAAGTTATTAATTCAATCGTCTTATTGATTCTAGGGCTTGCTCATAtccttttccaatttatgCCTGTCGTTGAAGAACCTTCAAATTATAAAGCAGCCggttcttcttcatcaatatctaTTGgagatgataatattaatgatcaAATTGgtgatgacgatgatgatgtcaTCTAA
- the BMH2 gene encoding 14-3-3 family protein BMH2 (similar to Saccharomyces cerevisiae BMH2 (YDR099W) and BMH1 (YER177W); ancestral locus Anc_8.243): MSSSREDSVYLAKLAEQAERYEEMVESMKEVASSGQELSVEERNLLSVAYKNVIGARRASWRIVSSIEQKEESKEKSNHQVELIRSYRSKIENELTKISDDILSVLDSHLIPSATTGESKVFYYKMKGDYHRYLAEFSSGDVREKATNSSLEAYKTASEIATTDLPPTHPIRLGLALNFSVFYYEIQNSPDKACHLAKQAFDDAIAELDTLSEESYKDSTLIMQLLRDNLTLWTSDMSESNQGSGAPAPEQAAPAVAPADGSDVAAAAGGPSATEEGEAPK; the protein is encoded by the coding sequence atgtCGTCAAGCCGTGAAGATTCCGTTTACTTAGCCAAATTAGCTGAACAAGCTGAACGTTATGAAGAAATGGTAGAAAGTATGAAAGAAGTTGCATCTTCAGGTCAAGAATTATCTGTCGAAGAACGTAATTTACTTTCTGTCGCTTACAAGAATGTCATCGGTGCTCGTCGTGCCTCATGGAGAATTGTTTCCTCCATTGAACAAAAGGAGGAATCTAAAGAGAAATCAAACCATCAAGTTGAATTGATTCGTTCTTATCGTtctaaaattgaaaatgaattaacCAAGATTTCTGATGATATCTTATCTGTCTTGGATTCTCATTTAATCCCATCAGCTACCACTGGTGAATCAAAAGTTTTCTATTATAAGATGAAAGGTGACTATCATCGTTATTTAGCTGAATTTTCAAGTGGTGATGTCAGAGAAAAAGCAACAAATTCATCTTTGGAAGCGTATAAAACTGCCTCAGAAATCGCTACCACTGATCTACCTCCAACTCATCCAATTCGTTTAGGTTTAGCTTTGAATTTCTCTGTCTTTTATTACGAAATTCAAAACTCTCCTGATAAAGCTTGCCATTTGGCTAAACAAGCTTTCGATGACGCTATCGCTGAATTAGACACTTTATCTGAAGAATCATACAAAGATAGTACCTTAATCATGCAATTATTAAGAGATAACTTGACTTTATGGACTTCTGATATGTCTGAATCAAACCAAGGTAGCGGTGCACCAGCTCCTGAACAAGCTGCTCCTGCTGTTGCTCCAGCTGATGGTTCTGATGTCGCCGCTGCTGCTGGTGGTCCAAGTGCTACTGAAGAAGGTGAAGCtccaaaataa
- the GRX3 gene encoding monothiol glutaredoxin GRX3 (similar to Saccharomyces cerevisiae GRX3 (YDR098C) and GRX4 (YER174C); ancestral locus Anc_8.240) has protein sequence MTVIEVTNQDQFTALTTTEAGSKLISLYFHTNWAEPCQIMTQVYQAISDEPINKDNVTFLSIDADENSEISELFEITSVPHFVLIHNGTILKELSGADPKEFINILDQSIKQITSTSNDSKKEGHAPDHDDAEEEEEEEETEEELNERLAKLVNAAPVMLFMKGNPSEPKCGFSRQIVGILREHQVRFGFFDILRDTSVRESLKKFSDWPTFPQLYINGEFQGGLDIIKESLEDDPDFFQHTIQA, from the coding sequence atgacaGTCATCGAAGTTACCAACCAAGACCAATTCACAGCATTAACCACTACTGAAGCAGGTTCTAAATTAATCTCATTGTATTTCCACACAAATTGGGCTGAACCATGTCAAATAATGACTCAAGTATATCAAGCAATTAGCGATGAaccaataaataaagataacGTCACATTCTTATCCATCGATGCTGATGAAAACTCTGAAATCTCTgaattgtttgaaattaCCTCTGTACCACATTTCGTGTTGATCCATAACGGTactattttgaaagaattgtCAGGAGCTGATCCAAAGGAATTCATTAACATCTTGGATCAATCTATAAAGCAAATCACCTCTACAAGTAATGATTCTAAGAAGGAAGGTCATGCTCCGGATCATGACGAtgcagaagaagaagaagaagaggaggaaACTGAAGAAGAGCTAAATGAAAGATTGGCTAAATTGGTCAACGCTGCTCCTGTAATGTTGTTCATGAAGGGTAATCCATCTGAACCAAAATGTGGGTTTTCAAGACAAATTGTCGGTATCTTAAGAGAACATCAAGTTAGATTTGGATTCTTTGATATCTTGAGAGATACAAGTGTGAGAGAATCTTTAAAGAAGTTCTCTGATTGGCCAACTTTCCCTCAATTGTATATTAACGGAGAATTTCAAGGTGGGTTGGATATTATTAAGGAATCTTTGGAAGATGATCCAGATTTCTTCCAGCATACTATCCAAGCATAA